The proteins below are encoded in one region of Tolumonas auensis DSM 9187:
- the mukB gene encoding chromosome partition protein MukB, which yields MITRGKFLSFTMINWNGFFARTFELDQMVTTLSGGNGAGKSTSMAALITALIPDQTLLHFRNTTEAGSSSASRDRGLYGKLQRGHCYSMIDVRNSKGQRLWFGVHLEQVANRDNKVNITPFCMLDVPDSLQPTDFLLEKLDGDKAKVRPFNELRKQAAELGAIRFVKFNSVTDYHNVMFEYGVTAKKLRDQRDRSRFYRLIEASLYGGISSSISRSLREYLLPENSGVRKAFQDMEAAIHENRRTLDAIKETQAQRDLFRHLITETTNYVAADYVRNQSEKNRLSELALHGRKQLQDKQRLIREERQRAIYLAEEAEQMTAREKHLTEDLELAAEHLAKVMAATGLTNKIVQYREDVEDLTLKAEEQSAITTELAEEKTELEIRKGQSEDEADSLKSQLADYQQALDVQQTRAIQYRQAVNALEQAQKLCDLPDLTPDNVVGFQQTLRDQEQQATDQVLSLQQRLRLAKAAADQYEKAFIALQQITGPVSREQAWEQAQSVIEQARSYRAALARRQQAERALQDIRRDLEQQNALIAIQEQLLRQLESQGTKYDLTDNEQLGELAAALTEQQDDLQQQLERDQQDRIRVHHQLDATRQQIEQLRKKAPAWLVAHEKLEKLQEMTGETLDSPVAISQLLQRTLEQERGLEQEKRQLQQQKESLEQQLRNLQQFAGNEDPQMVRICEQLGGVLLTDVYDDISLEDAPYYSALFGPARSAIVVVDLEGAITHLNTLSDLPEDIYLIQGNPDSFDENLHDASEFDKAVLVRTSQREVRYSRHPEVPVFGRAAREQRIELLSAQRDEIVEAYAKSAFEQQKQNRLYHHLSQFMTEHLHVAFEADPEAALAVLQTEIRQAENNLQQQQQNEHQYRQRLTALQQQQQLVARLQSQFSLLFDTSLNERLVQAEAESESCHQAQQFLDKHDKACRQLETMLDALREDPAAYDELQQAGFAAEQQLTDVRRQAFALDELFARRTYFAYHDAESLLGQTSEISERLKQKLADAEQLRRQLTEQLKQIVQRYQDAIQVQTALNSSLQAKTQTLQEFERELQQMGLQIAADMEDQARSKKRDLEDQLVRTRSRRTQAETQYQICRRDIDSLNQRFTAENKEYRAARHLLLEHKKTWSRVLTLARTNSVEKQLNRRELAYLDAEELRSMSDKSLGALRLAVAGDDSLRDTLRLSEGNRQTEQKVQFYIQIYRYLKDRIRHDIIRSDDPIDAIEEMEIELARLADELKQRETHLSLSSHEVAAKITNIIRREQNRIRVMNQGLQNITFGQVRGVRLNVNVREAYARMLQTLGEHAQQHQDLFASNELTFSEAMAKLFQRLNPHIDQGDRSFQVLGEALLDYRNYLELEIEVLRGVDGWLRAESGALSTGEAIGTGQAILLMVLQSWEDENRRLRSSELEPCRLLFLDEAARLDAKSIATLFELCERQDMQLLIAAPENISPEKGTTYKLIRKVHGKQEHVHVVGLRGFGGNTEAA from the coding sequence ATGATCACGCGCGGTAAGTTTCTCTCTTTCACCATGATCAACTGGAATGGCTTTTTTGCCCGTACCTTTGAGCTGGATCAGATGGTGACGACATTGTCCGGCGGTAACGGGGCCGGTAAATCAACCAGTATGGCCGCGCTGATTACGGCATTGATTCCTGATCAGACCCTGCTGCATTTCCGTAATACCACTGAAGCGGGAAGTTCCTCTGCCAGTCGTGATCGCGGCTTATATGGCAAATTGCAGCGTGGTCATTGCTATTCGATGATCGATGTCCGTAACTCGAAAGGGCAACGTCTGTGGTTCGGCGTGCATTTAGAACAGGTCGCTAACCGTGATAACAAAGTAAATATCACACCATTCTGCATGCTGGATGTACCTGATTCGTTGCAACCAACCGATTTCCTGCTGGAAAAGCTGGATGGCGACAAGGCAAAAGTACGTCCGTTCAATGAATTGCGTAAACAGGCAGCTGAACTGGGCGCTATCCGTTTTGTTAAGTTCAATTCGGTGACCGATTATCACAACGTGATGTTTGAGTACGGCGTCACAGCGAAGAAGCTGCGTGATCAGCGTGATCGCTCCAGATTCTACCGACTGATCGAAGCATCACTGTATGGTGGTATCTCATCATCTATCAGTCGTTCATTGCGTGAATACCTGCTGCCGGAAAACTCCGGTGTGCGTAAGGCATTCCAGGATATGGAAGCTGCGATTCATGAAAATCGCCGTACATTGGATGCGATTAAAGAAACACAGGCTCAGCGTGATTTATTCCGCCATCTGATCACCGAAACCACAAACTATGTGGCTGCCGACTATGTGCGTAATCAGAGCGAGAAAAACCGTCTGTCAGAACTGGCGCTGCATGGCCGTAAGCAACTGCAGGATAAGCAACGTCTGATCCGTGAAGAACGGCAGCGTGCCATTTATCTTGCCGAAGAAGCTGAGCAGATGACTGCGCGTGAAAAACATCTGACGGAAGATTTGGAGCTAGCAGCCGAGCACCTTGCTAAGGTCATGGCGGCAACCGGACTGACGAATAAAATTGTTCAGTACCGCGAAGATGTTGAAGATCTGACTCTGAAGGCCGAAGAACAATCAGCCATTACGACAGAACTCGCTGAAGAAAAAACCGAGCTGGAAATCCGTAAAGGGCAAAGCGAAGATGAAGCTGACAGCCTGAAAAGCCAGTTGGCTGATTACCAGCAGGCTCTGGATGTACAGCAAACCCGGGCGATCCAGTACCGTCAGGCAGTCAACGCGCTGGAACAGGCACAAAAGCTGTGTGACCTGCCAGATCTGACTCCTGACAATGTTGTTGGTTTCCAACAGACACTGCGTGATCAGGAACAACAGGCTACTGATCAGGTATTGTCATTGCAGCAACGGTTGCGACTGGCGAAAGCAGCGGCAGATCAGTATGAAAAAGCGTTTATTGCCTTACAGCAAATCACCGGACCTGTTTCCCGTGAGCAGGCATGGGAACAGGCTCAGAGCGTGATTGAACAGGCCCGGAGCTATCGGGCTGCGCTGGCTCGTCGTCAGCAGGCGGAACGGGCTCTGCAGGATATCCGTCGCGATCTGGAACAGCAAAATGCGCTGATTGCCATTCAGGAACAACTGTTACGCCAGCTGGAAAGCCAGGGCACTAAATATGACCTGACTGATAACGAGCAGCTTGGTGAGCTAGCGGCTGCATTGACAGAACAACAGGATGATCTGCAGCAGCAGTTGGAGCGTGATCAGCAGGATCGCATCCGCGTTCATCATCAGCTGGATGCAACCCGCCAGCAGATCGAACAACTGCGCAAAAAAGCACCCGCCTGGCTGGTGGCCCATGAAAAGCTGGAAAAACTGCAGGAAATGACTGGCGAGACGCTGGATTCTCCGGTCGCCATTAGTCAGTTACTGCAGCGTACACTGGAACAGGAACGTGGCCTGGAACAGGAAAAACGCCAGTTACAGCAGCAGAAAGAATCCTTGGAGCAGCAACTCCGTAACCTGCAGCAATTTGCCGGTAACGAAGATCCGCAGATGGTGCGTATCTGTGAACAACTGGGCGGTGTATTGCTGACCGATGTTTATGACGATATTTCTCTTGAAGATGCGCCGTACTATTCCGCGTTATTTGGTCCTGCCCGCAGTGCCATCGTCGTGGTGGATCTGGAAGGGGCGATCACGCATCTCAATACACTGAGTGATTTGCCGGAAGATATCTATCTGATCCAGGGTAACCCTGATTCATTTGATGAAAACCTGCATGATGCCAGCGAATTTGATAAAGCGGTTCTGGTGCGTACCAGTCAGCGTGAGGTCCGCTATTCCCGTCATCCGGAAGTACCGGTATTCGGTCGTGCTGCACGGGAGCAACGCATTGAGCTGCTATCTGCGCAGCGTGATGAAATAGTTGAAGCTTATGCCAAATCTGCTTTCGAGCAGCAGAAGCAGAATCGCCTGTATCACCATTTAAGCCAGTTCATGACCGAACACCTGCATGTGGCTTTTGAGGCTGATCCGGAAGCGGCACTGGCTGTTTTACAAACTGAAATTCGTCAGGCAGAGAATAATCTGCAGCAACAGCAGCAGAATGAACATCAATATCGCCAGCGTCTGACCGCATTACAGCAGCAACAGCAATTGGTTGCCCGTCTGCAGTCTCAGTTCAGTCTGTTGTTTGATACGTCATTGAATGAGCGGTTGGTGCAGGCTGAGGCAGAATCTGAATCCTGTCATCAGGCACAACAGTTCCTGGATAAGCATGATAAAGCGTGCCGGCAACTGGAAACGATGCTGGATGCACTACGTGAAGATCCGGCGGCATATGATGAATTGCAGCAGGCAGGCTTCGCTGCAGAACAGCAGCTAACTGATGTTCGTCGTCAGGCATTTGCACTGGATGAACTCTTTGCCCGTCGCACTTATTTTGCCTATCACGATGCGGAAAGCCTGCTGGGACAGACCTCCGAGATCAGCGAACGTCTGAAACAGAAACTGGCCGACGCAGAACAATTACGTCGTCAACTGACAGAACAGCTGAAACAGATCGTTCAGCGGTATCAGGACGCGATCCAGGTGCAGACCGCGCTGAATTCCAGCTTGCAGGCAAAAACACAGACGCTGCAGGAATTCGAACGTGAACTGCAGCAAATGGGTCTGCAGATTGCGGCGGATATGGAAGATCAGGCAAGAAGTAAAAAGCGTGATCTGGAAGATCAGTTGGTTCGCACCCGCAGCCGCCGTACGCAGGCTGAAACGCAATATCAGATCTGCCGACGGGATATTGACAGCCTGAATCAGCGCTTTACTGCCGAGAATAAAGAGTACCGGGCTGCCCGTCATTTGTTACTCGAGCACAAGAAGACCTGGAGCCGTGTTCTGACACTGGCACGCACTAATAGTGTTGAGAAACAGCTTAATCGCCGGGAGTTAGCCTATCTGGATGCCGAAGAGCTGCGTTCTATGTCCGATAAGTCTCTGGGGGCTTTGCGTCTGGCTGTAGCCGGTGATGACTCTCTGCGTGACACCTTACGGTTGTCTGAAGGTAATCGTCAGACCGAGCAGAAAGTGCAGTTCTATATTCAGATTTATCGTTATCTTAAAGATCGTATCCGTCATGACATTATCCGTTCTGATGATCCGATTGATGCGATTGAAGAGATGGAAATTGAACTGGCGCGTCTGGCGGATGAGCTGAAACAACGTGAAACGCATTTGTCTCTGTCATCACATGAAGTGGCAGCGAAGATCACCAATATCATCCGTCGTGAACAGAACCGTATCCGTGTCATGAACCAGGGATTGCAGAACATTACCTTTGGTCAGGTGCGCGGTGTCCGTCTCAATGTGAATGTGCGTGAAGCGTATGCCCGTATGCTCCAGACACTGGGTGAACATGCGCAGCAGCATCAGGATCTGTTCGCCAGCAATGAGCTGACCTTTTCTGAAGCAATGGCCAAACTGTTCCAGCGTCTGAATCCGCATATCGATCAGGGTGATCGCAGCTTCCAGGTATTAGGCGAGGCGTTACTTGATTACCGCAACTACCTCGAACTCGAAATTGAGGTATTGCGTGGTGTTGATGGCTGGCTGCGTGCCGAGAGTGGGGCATTGTCTACCGGCGAGGCTATCGGTACTGGTCAGGCGATTCTGCTGATGGTGCTGCAGAGCTGGGAAGATGAAAACCGCCGTCTGCGCAGCAGTGAACTGGAACCGTGCCGCTTGTTGTTCCTTGATGAAGCGGCGCGTCTGGATGCCAAATCGATCGCGACGCTGTTCGAACTGTGCGAACGGCAGGATATGCAGTTGCTGATTGCAGCACCGGAAAATATCAGTCCGGAAAAAGGCACTACGTATAAATTGATCCGTAAGGTACATGGTAAGCAGGAACATGTGCATGTGGTTGGTTTGCGTGGTTTTGGTGGCAATACTGAAGCCGCATAA
- a CDS encoding ISAs1 family transposase, with protein MNGLSLLDHISIIHDHRQSWKISYSLTDILFLTVTAVIGGAEGWEEIEDFGEDHLDWLRLYGDFENGIPSHHTIARVMGMLSGKQLQKLFITWMQDCHTLTEGSVVAIDGKSLRGTYDKSKRDNVIHMVSAFSAENQVVLGQLKTATKSNEITAIPELLQLLELKGCIVTLDAMGCQRKIAQEIIRKKADYLLAVKGNQGKLADAFDNWYSPAMWTGEKYESYSTQEKGHGRQETRLSIVSHDLTPLGDLAYDWPELKTIGIVATIRQENGEAFDPKNFVLRYYISSAELSAKALLESTRAHWSIESQLHWRLDVAFREDECQITRGEAGENLAVCRHIAINLLTADKSFKAGIKRKQKRAGRNNEYLSQLLAGCGAS; from the coding sequence ATGAACGGACTCAGCCTCTTGGACCATATCTCTATTATTCACGACCACCGCCAATCCTGGAAAATCAGTTATAGCCTGACGGATATTTTATTCCTGACGGTCACCGCTGTGATTGGTGGCGCAGAAGGCTGGGAAGAAATAGAGGATTTTGGCGAAGACCATCTGGACTGGTTGCGGTTGTACGGTGATTTTGAAAATGGTATTCCCTCGCACCATACGATAGCCCGTGTCATGGGCATGTTATCCGGAAAACAGCTGCAGAAATTATTCATCACGTGGATGCAGGACTGTCACACCTTAACAGAAGGTTCTGTCGTTGCGATTGATGGCAAATCGCTACGCGGTACCTACGACAAGTCAAAACGCGATAATGTGATCCATATGGTCAGTGCCTTCAGTGCCGAAAATCAGGTGGTGTTGGGCCAATTAAAAACCGCGACAAAATCCAATGAAATCACCGCCATTCCTGAATTACTTCAATTACTTGAGCTGAAAGGATGCATCGTGACACTGGATGCGATGGGATGTCAGCGAAAAATTGCTCAGGAAATTATCAGGAAGAAAGCCGACTACTTATTGGCAGTGAAAGGCAATCAGGGCAAGCTGGCTGATGCGTTTGATAACTGGTATTCGCCTGCGATGTGGACAGGTGAAAAATACGAAAGCTACAGCACACAGGAAAAAGGACATGGCCGTCAGGAAACCCGTTTAAGCATCGTCAGCCATGATTTAACGCCATTAGGTGACCTCGCGTATGATTGGCCGGAACTGAAAACCATCGGTATTGTTGCCACGATACGGCAGGAGAATGGTGAAGCCTTTGACCCGAAAAACTTTGTGTTGCGGTATTACATCAGTTCTGCAGAACTGTCAGCGAAAGCATTGCTGGAATCCACCCGGGCTCATTGGTCCATAGAGTCGCAACTGCATTGGCGTCTGGATGTGGCGTTCCGTGAAGATGAATGCCAAATCACCCGGGGCGAAGCGGGCGAGAATCTGGCGGTATGCCGTCATATTGCGATCAATTTACTGACAGCGGACAAGAGTTTTAAAGCGGGTATAAAACGGAAACAAAAACGGGCCGGAAGGAATAATGAGTACCTCTCGCAACTCCTTGCAGGCTGCGGTGCTTCATGA
- a CDS encoding thioredoxin domain-containing protein, producing MTDSFIQIVCPSCSAINRVPSLKLNDHPLCGKCKKGLLSAYPIMANDQNFSRFIEKNDLPVVVDFWASWCGPCQQFAPVFSQVSDEMAAQACFVKLDTENNQITASRYQGESMKALAA from the coding sequence ATGACTGACTCATTTATTCAGATTGTTTGTCCTAGTTGCAGTGCAATTAATAGAGTGCCAAGTTTAAAACTCAATGATCACCCGTTATGCGGTAAATGTAAGAAAGGATTGCTTTCTGCTTATCCAATCATGGCTAATGATCAAAACTTCAGCCGTTTTATTGAAAAAAATGATTTACCCGTGGTAGTCGATTTCTGGGCATCTTGGTGTGGCCCTTGCCAGCAATTCGCACCTGTATTTAGTCAAGTATCCGATGAAATGGCGGCTCAAGCGTGCTTTGTTAAATTAGACACTGAAAATAATCAAATTACAGCAAGCCGCTATCAGGGCGAAAGCATGAAAGCCCTTGCTGCGTAA
- a CDS encoding amino acid aminotransferase → MFEKVTQAPADPILGLTEEFRNDPRTNKINLGVGIYKDEAGATPILNCVKKAEKILLETETTKNYLSIEGNAEYAQLVQELLFGADHEIVTSKRAKTAQAPGGTGALRIGAEFLFRQGISKKVWISNPTWVNHFQVFGVAGMETAEYCYYDPAGKNLDFDGMLESLSAAVPGDVVLLHGCCHNPTGVDPSLEQWEVLAKFCAERKLLPFFDFAYQGFGSGIEEDAAGLRTFAKYNKELLVASSFSKNFGLYNERVGAITVVTTDAEIALRAFSQVKTTIRANYSNPPSHGAAVVATVLKDPALRAEWVAEVKAMRDRIWEMRELFVQKLKAKGIKQDFNFITEQNGMFSFSGLNKEQVTRLNKEFAIYIVGSGRISVAGMTKNNIDALIDGIAAVI, encoded by the coding sequence ATGTTTGAGAAGGTGACACAGGCTCCGGCCGACCCGATATTGGGTTTAACCGAAGAATTCCGTAATGACCCGCGTACTAACAAAATCAATCTGGGTGTCGGCATTTATAAAGATGAAGCTGGTGCCACGCCAATCCTCAACTGTGTTAAGAAGGCAGAAAAAATTCTGCTGGAAACTGAAACCACTAAAAACTATCTGAGCATTGAAGGTAATGCTGAGTATGCACAGCTGGTACAGGAACTGCTGTTTGGCGCTGATCATGAGATCGTGACCAGCAAACGTGCTAAAACAGCACAAGCACCGGGTGGTACGGGTGCTCTGCGTATTGGTGCTGAATTCCTGTTCCGTCAGGGAATTTCTAAAAAGGTCTGGATCTCTAATCCGACTTGGGTAAACCATTTCCAGGTATTTGGTGTTGCCGGAATGGAAACTGCTGAATACTGTTACTACGATCCAGCCGGGAAGAATCTGGATTTTGACGGTATGCTGGAATCCTTGTCTGCAGCAGTGCCTGGTGATGTTGTTCTGCTGCATGGTTGCTGCCATAACCCGACCGGTGTTGATCCATCACTGGAACAATGGGAAGTACTGGCAAAATTCTGTGCTGAACGCAAATTACTGCCATTCTTCGATTTTGCCTATCAGGGTTTTGGTAGTGGCATAGAAGAAGATGCGGCTGGTTTACGCACCTTTGCCAAGTACAATAAAGAATTACTGGTTGCCAGTTCATTCTCTAAAAACTTCGGCTTATACAATGAGCGTGTTGGTGCTATTACTGTTGTAACTACTGACGCTGAAATCGCATTGCGTGCGTTCAGTCAGGTTAAAACGACTATCCGTGCAAACTACTCCAATCCACCGTCACATGGTGCAGCTGTTGTTGCTACTGTGCTGAAAGATCCTGCACTGCGTGCAGAATGGGTTGCTGAAGTTAAAGCAATGCGTGATCGTATCTGGGAAATGCGTGAATTGTTTGTTCAGAAACTGAAAGCCAAAGGGATCAAACAGGATTTCAATTTCATCACTGAACAGAATGGTATGTTCTCATTCTCCGGACTGAACAAAGAACAGGTTACGCGCCTGAATAAAGAATTTGCGATTTATATCGTCGGTTCAGGCCGTATCAGTGTTGCCGGTATGACTAAAAACAACATTGATGCCTTGATTGACGGTATTGCTGCGGTTATCTGA
- a CDS encoding BMP family ABC transporter substrate-binding protein produces the protein MKTRIFRLLAVAALTAGCSIASVSAAEEPMKVGFIYVGPVGDHGWSYEHDRARKELEKALPGQITTTFVENVAEGADAERVITQLAKSGNKVIFTTSFGFMNPTLKVAKKFPNVIFEHATGYKRTKNVGTYIQRAYEGRYVAGVAAGMLTKSNTIGYIASFPIPEVYRDIDAVFMGAKSVNPNVKIKIVWVNSWYDPGKETDAANTLIDQGVDVLMQHTDSPAPMMVAEKRGIRAVGQASDVSHYGPKAHIFSIVDNWEPHYLKTIQAVKDGSWKPQDYWGGFAEDVVKLGSINDNLPQNVKDAINTTYTKIKTGELKPFTGPLKDNTGKEVVAAGHSMTDAELAQINWFVEGIDATVAK, from the coding sequence ATGAAGACAAGGATTTTTCGTTTACTGGCTGTAGCCGCATTAACTGCTGGCTGCTCTATTGCTTCAGTTTCAGCCGCAGAAGAACCAATGAAAGTTGGTTTTATTTACGTTGGCCCAGTTGGTGATCATGGCTGGAGCTATGAGCACGACCGTGCACGTAAAGAACTGGAAAAAGCGCTGCCAGGTCAGATTACAACTACTTTCGTGGAAAACGTAGCCGAAGGTGCCGATGCTGAACGTGTCATCACTCAGCTGGCTAAGAGTGGTAACAAAGTCATCTTCACCACTTCTTTCGGTTTCATGAACCCGACGCTGAAAGTAGCGAAAAAATTCCCTAACGTGATTTTTGAACATGCGACTGGTTACAAACGGACTAAAAACGTAGGTACTTATATCCAGCGTGCATATGAAGGCCGTTATGTTGCCGGTGTTGCGGCTGGTATGCTGACCAAGTCCAACACTATCGGTTACATTGCTTCCTTCCCTATTCCTGAAGTATATCGTGACATCGATGCCGTATTCATGGGTGCCAAGTCTGTTAATCCAAATGTAAAAATCAAAATCGTTTGGGTTAACTCCTGGTACGATCCGGGTAAAGAAACTGACGCAGCAAACACGCTGATCGATCAGGGTGTAGACGTACTGATGCAGCACACAGATAGCCCTGCGCCAATGATGGTTGCTGAAAAACGTGGTATCCGCGCCGTTGGTCAGGCTTCAGACGTTTCTCATTACGGTCCTAAAGCGCATATCTTCTCTATCGTTGATAACTGGGAACCACACTACCTGAAAACTATTCAGGCAGTTAAAGACGGTAGCTGGAAGCCACAGGACTACTGGGGTGGTTTTGCTGAAGACGTCGTGAAACTGGGTTCTATCAATGACAATCTGCCACAGAACGTCAAAGATGCGATCAACACGACTTACACCAAAATCAAAACTGGTGAACTCAAACCATTCACTGGCCCGCTGAAAGACAACACTGGTAAAGAAGTGGTTGCGGCTGGTCATTCAATGACCGATGCAGAACTGGCTCAGATCAACTGGTTTGTTGAAGGCATCGACGCTACTGTTGCTAAATAA
- a CDS encoding ABC transporter permease, protein MDNELLLQILTAAIKTGTPLLLVALGEMICEKSGVLNLGQEGMMLMGAVCGFIATSNTGSLVFGIMMAMLAGTLMSLLFGVISMHLRANQVATGLALTIFGTGLSAFIGSTYVGQTVKGFQAFVIPGLSDIPFIGALLFKHDPLIYLSWLLAIVVGWFCVKTRGGLILRAVGENPHNANAIGLPVLKVRYLAILFGGAMAGLAGSYMSLVYTPMWMENMTGGRGWIALALVVFASWKTKNLILGAYLFGLASIMHLVLQGLGMKISPSLLAMLPYLATLIVMIFIGSNRMKEKLSAPMSLGQTFDSRV, encoded by the coding sequence ATGGATAATGAACTGCTTCTGCAAATTCTGACGGCAGCCATTAAAACCGGAACACCGTTGCTGCTGGTTGCCCTGGGTGAAATGATTTGTGAGAAATCAGGTGTCCTGAACCTCGGTCAGGAAGGCATGATGCTAATGGGTGCGGTATGTGGTTTTATCGCCACATCAAACACAGGTTCTCTCGTCTTTGGCATCATGATGGCCATGCTGGCAGGAACCCTGATGTCACTGCTGTTTGGTGTGATCAGTATGCACCTGCGGGCCAATCAGGTTGCTACCGGCCTGGCTCTGACTATTTTTGGTACCGGTCTGAGCGCCTTTATCGGCTCCACTTATGTCGGCCAGACGGTTAAAGGTTTCCAGGCGTTTGTTATTCCGGGTTTATCAGATATCCCTTTCATCGGTGCTCTGCTTTTCAAACATGACCCGCTGATTTATCTGAGCTGGTTGCTTGCCATCGTGGTTGGCTGGTTCTGTGTTAAAACCCGCGGTGGTCTGATTCTGCGTGCTGTGGGCGAAAACCCGCATAACGCGAATGCCATTGGTTTACCGGTGCTTAAAGTCCGTTATCTGGCAATTCTGTTCGGTGGCGCAATGGCTGGTCTGGCCGGTTCTTATATGTCGCTGGTTTATACTCCGATGTGGATGGAAAACATGACCGGTGGTCGTGGCTGGATCGCATTGGCACTGGTTGTTTTCGCTTCCTGGAAAACCAAGAACCTGATACTGGGTGCTTACCTGTTCGGTCTTGCCAGTATTATGCATCTGGTTCTGCAGGGCTTGGGCATGAAAATATCCCCTAGCCTGCTGGCAATGCTGCCGTATCTGGCGACGCTAATTGTAATGATTTTTATCGGTTCTAACCGGATGAAAGAAAAACTGTCTGCCCCTATGTCGTTGGGTCAGACTTTTGATTCCAGAGTATAA
- a CDS encoding ABC transporter permease — MWQFQPRTFIPWYLQLVSPLIAVCLTILLGMGLFSFLGKDPLHAMYVFFISPLSDGYNVGELLVKTAPMLLCAVGLALCYQANLWNIGAEGQLLLGAVVGSAVSLQFADSSMSVWLAMIAGVLAGMAWSGIAIALRQWFNSNIILTTIMLNYIALYTLQWAVHGPLKDPEGMGFPESALFADTQLLPILIENTRVHLGVLFALLAAILSWILLRFSWLGFQIRVLGHDESSAHYAGFSIRRLRWGIMLFSGALAGLAGASEVSGPIGQLIPAVSPGYGYAAIIVAWLGRLHPLGMCVSGLFLGLIYMGGDMAQIELGVPTAITGLFQGSLLFLLLASDFLLRYRLVKVKSKETQNG; from the coding sequence ATGTGGCAATTTCAACCTCGTACTTTTATCCCATGGTATCTGCAGCTGGTTTCACCGCTGATCGCGGTGTGCCTGACTATTCTGCTGGGAATGGGATTATTTAGTTTTCTGGGCAAAGATCCGCTGCATGCTATGTATGTGTTCTTTATCAGCCCACTTTCCGATGGTTACAACGTCGGTGAGTTATTAGTCAAAACCGCGCCGATGCTGCTTTGTGCGGTCGGTCTGGCGCTGTGCTATCAGGCTAATCTGTGGAATATCGGTGCCGAAGGCCAGCTGTTGCTGGGCGCGGTAGTCGGTAGTGCAGTCAGTCTGCAATTTGCAGACTCTTCCATGAGTGTCTGGCTGGCGATGATCGCCGGAGTCCTGGCCGGGATGGCATGGTCAGGGATTGCGATTGCATTGCGGCAGTGGTTTAACAGTAACATCATTCTGACCACCATCATGCTGAACTACATTGCACTTTATACACTGCAATGGGCTGTGCATGGTCCGCTGAAAGATCCGGAAGGCATGGGTTTCCCTGAATCAGCCTTGTTTGCGGATACACAGTTACTGCCGATTCTGATTGAAAATACCCGTGTCCATCTGGGTGTGCTCTTTGCATTGCTGGCAGCAATTCTGTCCTGGATCTTACTGCGCTTCAGCTGGCTGGGTTTCCAGATCCGGGTATTAGGTCATGATGAGTCATCGGCACATTATGCCGGTTTCTCCATCCGTCGCTTACGCTGGGGAATTATGCTTTTTTCCGGTGCGCTTGCCGGTCTGGCTGGTGCCAGTGAAGTATCAGGCCCGATTGGTCAGCTGATTCCTGCGGTCTCTCCCGGTTATGGTTATGCCGCAATCATCGTGGCATGGCTGGGGCGTTTGCACCCGCTTGGCATGTGTGTATCCGGTCTGTTCCTGGGGCTGATTTACATGGGCGGTGACATGGCTCAGATTGAGCTTGGTGTACCTACCGCTATTACCGGTCTGTTCCAGGGCTCATTATTGTTCCTGTTGCTGGCAAGCGATTTTCTGTTGCGCTATCGCCTGGTTAAAGTGAAGTCGAAGGAAACTCAGAATGGATAA